The Benincasa hispida cultivar B227 chromosome 9, ASM972705v1, whole genome shotgun sequence genome has a segment encoding these proteins:
- the LOC120084819 gene encoding uncharacterized protein LOC120084819, which yields MLLWFGIPGAVIGDQGTHFCNQTIEALMRKYGVHHRVATPYHPQTNGQAKISNCVVKSILEKTINPSRKDWSTRLDDALWVYQIAFKNPIGTTPFKFVYGKACHLLVEIEHRAYWAVKKCNMNLVEAGEERLLELK from the coding sequence ATGTTGTTGTGGTTTGGAATACCTGGAGCTGTAATTGGTGATCAAGGTACTCATTTTTGCAATCAAACCATAGAGGCACTCATGAGAAAGTACGGAGTTCACCATCGGGTCGCCACTCCATACCACCCTCAAACAAACGGACAAGCTAAAATCTCTAATTGTGTGGTCAAGAGTATCTTGGAAAAGACTATCAATCCATCCAGAAAAGATTGGAGCACACGCCTTGATGATGCTCTTTGGGTCTATCAGATTGCATTTAAAAATCCTATTGGAACAACGCCCTTTAAGTTTGTCTACGGCAAGGCGTGTCATCTACTAGTTGAAATTGAACATAGAGCATATTGGGCTGTTAAGAAATGTAATATGAACTTAGTCGAAGCTGGTGAGGAGAGATTATtggaactaaaataa